Proteins from one Deinococcus actinosclerus genomic window:
- a CDS encoding arginine--tRNA ligase yields MDLKARLKTAVEAAAAQMGAPLDAAIQETPANKPGDYGTPAAFQIAKALGQNPAQVAQTLAQTVQLPGGIERVEAAGPFLNFFVDVGGFVRGVVQTPLNLPAQAGKVVIEHTSVNPNKELHVGHLRNVVLGDSMARIFRAAGYEVEVQNYIDDTGRQAAESLFAMDHYGRVWNGEQKYDHWLGEGYVRLNADPAKADMEAGIREVMHKLEEGLLRPLVEQTVKAQLETCFRIGATYDLLVWESDVVGSGFLNRAMDILEGSRYTSHPTEGKFAGAFIMDVSEFMPGLEESNVVLRRSDGTAMYVAKDIGFQFWKFGLFEGMTFKPFMTDPAGHTIWTSDPTGDSAQATRFGHAHEVINVIDSRQKHPQMLVRSSLGVAGETEKEARSIHLSYEFVNLNGQTISGRKGITLAVDSALEQAAARGFAELSAKNPDLAGRDDAQEIARRIGVGALRFAMLRNEPSRAFDFDLEKASSLQGDTAPYIQYAAVRAANILRKAQDAGHPTDGTGAAWDALPDVDLILAKQVAKLPEVVEQAVRAHSPHGVAQYALDLATSFNAWYNAKDKQGKRITNVLESPEGLREARLALVARVRTAFEDTLGLIGIEIPPAM; encoded by the coding sequence ATGGACCTGAAGGCTCGACTCAAGACCGCCGTGGAGGCCGCCGCCGCACAGATGGGCGCCCCGCTGGACGCCGCCATCCAGGAGACGCCCGCGAACAAACCCGGCGATTACGGCACGCCCGCCGCGTTCCAGATCGCCAAGGCGCTGGGACAGAACCCCGCGCAGGTCGCGCAGACGCTCGCGCAGACCGTGCAGCTGCCAGGCGGCATCGAGCGTGTGGAGGCCGCCGGGCCGTTCCTGAACTTCTTCGTGGACGTTGGCGGCTTTGTGCGCGGCGTCGTGCAGACGCCCCTGAACCTCCCCGCGCAGGCGGGCAAGGTCGTCATCGAGCACACCAGCGTGAACCCCAACAAGGAACTCCACGTGGGGCACCTGCGCAACGTCGTGCTCGGCGACAGCATGGCGCGCATCTTCCGCGCCGCCGGGTACGAGGTCGAGGTGCAGAACTACATCGACGACACCGGCCGGCAGGCCGCCGAGAGCCTCTTTGCCATGGACCACTACGGCCGCGTGTGGAACGGTGAGCAGAAGTACGACCACTGGCTGGGCGAGGGCTACGTGCGGCTGAACGCCGACCCCGCCAAGGCCGACATGGAAGCGGGCATCCGCGAGGTCATGCACAAGCTCGAAGAGGGGCTGCTGCGCCCCCTGGTCGAGCAGACCGTGAAGGCCCAGCTGGAAACCTGCTTCCGCATCGGTGCGACGTACGACCTGCTCGTGTGGGAGTCCGACGTGGTCGGCAGCGGCTTCCTGAACCGCGCCATGGACATCCTGGAGGGCAGCCGCTACACCTCGCACCCCACGGAAGGGAAGTTCGCGGGCGCGTTCATCATGGACGTCAGCGAGTTCATGCCCGGCCTGGAGGAATCCAACGTGGTGCTGCGCCGCAGCGACGGCACCGCCATGTACGTCGCCAAGGACATCGGCTTCCAGTTCTGGAAGTTCGGCCTGTTCGAGGGGATGACCTTCAAGCCCTTCATGACCGACCCCGCCGGCCACACCATCTGGACCAGCGACCCCACGGGGGACAGCGCCCAGGCCACCCGTTTCGGGCACGCGCACGAGGTTATCAACGTCATCGACTCCCGCCAGAAACACCCCCAGATGCTCGTGCGCAGCAGCCTGGGCGTCGCCGGGGAAACCGAGAAGGAAGCGCGCAGCATCCACCTCAGCTACGAGTTCGTGAACCTGAACGGCCAGACCATCAGCGGCCGCAAGGGCATCACCCTGGCCGTGGACAGCGCGCTGGAACAGGCCGCCGCGCGGGGTTTTGCGGAACTCAGCGCGAAGAACCCCGACCTGGCTGGCCGCGACGACGCGCAGGAGATCGCCCGCCGCATCGGCGTGGGCGCGCTACGGTTCGCCATGCTGCGCAACGAACCCAGCCGCGCCTTCGACTTCGACCTGGAAAAAGCCAGCAGCCTGCAGGGCGACACCGCCCCGTACATCCAGTACGCCGCCGTGCGCGCTGCGAACATCCTGCGCAAAGCCCAGGACGCCGGGCACCCCACGGACGGCACCGGCGCCGCCTGGGACGCCCTGCCCGACGTGGACCTGATCCTCGCCAAGCAGGTCGCCAAACTTCCCGAAGTCGTCGAACAGGCCGTCCGCGCGCACTCCCCGCACGGCGTCGCCCAGTACGCCCTGGACCTCGCCACGTCCTTCAACGCCTGGTACAACGCCAAGGACAAGCAGGGCAAACGTATTACGAACGTCCTTGAAAGCCCCGAAGGCCTGCGCGAAGCGAGGCTGGCACTCGTCGCCCGCGTCCGCACCGCGTTCGAGGACACCCTCGGCCTGATCGGCATCGAGATTCCCCCGGCGATGTAA
- a CDS encoding transglutaminase-like domain-containing protein → MAQPDAAPDHTHPTPGFERPVFIRAGFQLTFDVPYPTPMLFVVQPRDRLEPTGTRQRIIDQRPLGAAQGIHTYTDTHGNTVWRTVAQPGTFTIGHDLIAQTTRNPDPAHPTLPKTPVEGLPDETITYLLPSRYVDSDLVSADAWERFGHIQGGWAQVQAISDYLNDTCTYGYGSTSATTAFQALGSGRAVCRDFAHMGVAFCRALNIPARYVCGYLPDIDITPDPVPMDFHAWFEAFIDGQWRTFDARHNRPRAGRLIIAQGRDASDVAFTTSFGSARLTHMKVWADETTPDTTLDTPPNPRIF, encoded by the coding sequence ATGGCCCAGCCCGATGCTGCCCCCGACCACACCCACCCCACCCCCGGCTTTGAGCGACCGGTCTTCATCCGCGCGGGCTTCCAGCTGACCTTCGACGTGCCCTACCCCACCCCCATGCTGTTCGTCGTGCAGCCCCGCGACCGGCTGGAACCCACCGGCACCCGCCAGCGCATCATCGACCAGCGACCCCTGGGGGCCGCGCAGGGCATCCACACCTACACCGACACGCACGGCAACACCGTCTGGCGCACCGTCGCGCAGCCCGGCACGTTCACCATCGGGCACGACCTGATCGCCCAGACCACCCGCAACCCCGACCCCGCCCACCCGACCCTGCCCAAGACGCCCGTCGAGGGTCTGCCCGACGAGACCATCACGTACCTGCTGCCCAGCCGTTACGTGGACAGCGACCTCGTGAGTGCGGACGCCTGGGAACGCTTCGGGCACATCCAGGGCGGCTGGGCGCAGGTGCAGGCCATCAGCGACTACCTGAACGACACCTGCACCTACGGCTACGGCTCCACCAGCGCCACCACCGCGTTCCAGGCGCTCGGCAGCGGCCGCGCCGTGTGCCGCGACTTCGCGCACATGGGCGTCGCGTTCTGCCGCGCCCTGAACATCCCTGCCCGGTACGTGTGCGGGTACCTGCCTGACATCGACATCACGCCCGACCCGGTGCCCATGGACTTCCACGCGTGGTTCGAGGCGTTCATCGACGGGCAGTGGCGCACCTTCGACGCCCGCCACAACCGCCCCCGCGCCGGACGCCTGATCATCGCGCAGGGCCGCGACGCGTCCGACGTGGCCTTCACGACCTCGTTCGGCAGCGCCCGCCTGACTCACATGAAAGTCTGGGCGGACGAGACCACGCCCGACACCACGCTGGACACGCCCCCCAACCCGCGCATCTTCTGA
- a CDS encoding thioredoxin domain-containing protein, with the protein MNRLGQESSPYLRQHADNPVAWWPWGEEAFREARERDVPVLLSVGYSTCHWCHVMAHESFEDEATAGYMNTHFVNVKVDREERPDVDAVYMAATQALTGQGGWPMTVFLTPDGEPFYAGTYFPPRDGHGLPSFTRVMASVERAWREERPKLLGNAEALTEHVREASRPRPAEGEVDAGLLERAVGNLRRVFDESLGGFGGAPKFPAPTTLDFLLTQPTGRLMALHTLRRMLAGGLHDQLGGGFHRYSVDEAWRVPHFEKMLYDNAQLTRTLLRAYQISGDTAFAQAARGTLEYLRREMLAPDGGFFSAQDADTGGVEGMTFTWTPAEVRDVLGDADGELLCRHLGIADPGNFLDPHRPEVGRRSVPFVALPVPDLALERRQTEGEVAAHLDALKVRLLAARAQRPQPGTDDKVLTSWNGLALAAFADAARILREPAYLEVARRNAVFIEEHLALPDGTLRHTWGGGQARVEGLMEDHALYALGLVALFQAGGDLTHLHRARELWGVVRRDFWNEEAGVFMASGGRAEPLLARQAPGFDSAVLSENAAGALLALWMHRYFADEEAEGMARRTVNAFRGDMLAAAGGFGGLWQAAAFLHAPHTEVAIIGTPEERAPLEAVAAGVFLPFAALAFTEAGGDLPVLQDRPGDGRGYVCLHHTCDLPTTDPGVFRAQLDRVAGGGR; encoded by the coding sequence ATGAACCGTCTGGGACAGGAGAGCAGCCCGTACCTTCGTCAGCATGCGGACAACCCGGTGGCGTGGTGGCCGTGGGGCGAGGAGGCGTTCCGGGAGGCGCGCGAGCGGGACGTGCCGGTGCTGCTGTCGGTGGGGTACTCGACGTGCCACTGGTGTCACGTGATGGCGCACGAGAGTTTTGAGGACGAGGCGACGGCCGGGTACATGAACACGCACTTCGTGAACGTGAAGGTGGACCGCGAGGAGCGGCCGGACGTGGACGCGGTGTACATGGCGGCCACGCAGGCCCTGACCGGGCAGGGCGGCTGGCCGATGACGGTGTTCCTGACGCCGGACGGCGAGCCGTTCTACGCCGGGACGTACTTCCCGCCGCGCGACGGGCACGGCCTGCCGAGTTTCACGCGGGTGATGGCCAGCGTGGAGCGCGCGTGGCGCGAGGAGCGGCCCAAGCTGCTGGGGAACGCCGAGGCGCTGACCGAGCATGTCCGCGAGGCCAGCCGTCCGCGCCCCGCCGAGGGCGAGGTGGACGCCGGGCTGCTGGAGCGGGCGGTGGGGAACCTGCGGCGGGTGTTCGACGAGTCGCTGGGCGGCTTCGGCGGCGCGCCGAAGTTCCCGGCCCCGACGACGCTGGATTTCCTGCTGACGCAGCCCACGGGCCGCCTGATGGCGCTGCACACGCTGCGGCGCATGCTGGCGGGCGGGCTGCACGATCAGCTGGGCGGTGGCTTCCACCGCTACAGCGTGGACGAGGCGTGGCGGGTGCCGCACTTCGAGAAGATGCTGTACGACAACGCCCAGCTGACCCGCACGCTGCTGCGCGCCTACCAGATCAGTGGGGACACGGCGTTCGCGCAGGCGGCGCGCGGGACGCTGGAGTACCTGCGGCGCGAGATGCTCGCCCCGGACGGCGGCTTCTTCTCCGCGCAGGACGCGGATACGGGGGGCGTGGAGGGCATGACCTTCACCTGGACTCCCGCCGAGGTCCGGGACGTGCTGGGCGACGCAGACGGCGAGCTGCTGTGCCGTCACCTGGGCATCGCGGACCCTGGCAATTTTCTCGACCCGCACCGGCCCGAGGTGGGGCGCCGCAGCGTGCCGTTCGTGGCGCTGCCCGTCCCGGATCTGGCACTGGAGCGCAGGCAGACGGAAGGCGAGGTCGCGGCGCATCTGGACGCCCTGAAGGTCCGCCTCCTCGCGGCCCGCGCGCAGCGGCCGCAGCCGGGCACGGACGACAAGGTGCTCACCTCGTGGAACGGGCTGGCGCTGGCGGCCTTCGCGGACGCGGCCCGCATCCTGCGTGAGCCCGCGTACCTGGAGGTCGCGCGCCGGAACGCGGTGTTCATCGAGGAGCACCTCGCCCTGCCGGACGGCACGCTGCGCCACACCTGGGGCGGCGGGCAGGCGCGCGTGGAGGGCCTGATGGAGGACCACGCGCTGTACGCCCTGGGGCTCGTGGCGCTGTTCCAGGCGGGTGGCGACCTGACGCACCTGCACCGCGCGCGCGAGCTGTGGGGGGTGGTGCGCCGCGACTTCTGGAACGAGGAGGCGGGCGTGTTCATGGCGTCCGGAGGCCGCGCCGAGCCGCTGCTGGCGCGGCAGGCGCCGGGCTTCGACAGCGCCGTCCTGTCCGAGAACGCGGCAGGGGCGCTGCTGGCGCTGTGGATGCACCGCTACTTCGCGGACGAGGAAGCCGAGGGCATGGCGCGGCGCACCGTGAACGCCTTCCGGGGCGACATGCTGGCCGCTGCGGGCGGCTTCGGCGGGCTGTGGCAGGCCGCCGCGTTCCTCCACGCGCCGCACACCGAGGTCGCCATCATCGGGACGCCCGAAGAGCGTGCCCCGCTGGAGGCGGTCGCGGCGGGCGTGTTCCTTCCCTTCGCCGCGCTGGCGTTCACGGAGGCGGGCGGTGACCTGCCCGTCCTCCAGGACCGCCCCGGCGACGGGCGCGGGTACGTGTGCCTGCACCACACCTGCGACCTGCCCACCACCGACCCCGGCGTGTTCCGCGCGCAGCTGGACCGGGTGGCCGGTGGGGGCCGGTAG
- a CDS encoding chromate transporter, translating to MSAPTTPAASAAPATPTPPPTPAGLLRLFVGVALVGIGGGLPAHTRRALTTRGWMTDAEFAEAYTLAQLTPGPNAVNLAAMIGARLLGGGGAALAVVGILTPGLIAMLTVTVFTLGLPGGLPPAVQSGLRGAACAALGVMLTAALPVLKVTAGIRFGPTLAVITFLLLAVLRADLLLVLAGTMIVGLILHRPRSGE from the coding sequence ATGAGCGCGCCCACCACCCCGGCCGCCAGCGCCGCGCCCGCCACCCCCACCCCGCCGCCCACGCCCGCCGGGCTGCTGCGGCTGTTCGTGGGCGTCGCGCTGGTCGGCATCGGCGGCGGCCTCCCCGCCCACACCCGCCGCGCCCTGACCACCCGCGGCTGGATGACCGACGCCGAATTCGCCGAGGCCTACACCCTCGCGCAGCTCACACCCGGCCCGAACGCCGTGAACCTCGCCGCCATGATCGGCGCGCGCCTGCTGGGCGGGGGCGGCGCGGCGCTGGCGGTCGTGGGCATCCTCACGCCCGGCCTGATCGCCATGCTGACCGTCACCGTCTTCACCCTCGGCCTGCCCGGCGGCCTGCCCCCCGCCGTACAGAGCGGGCTGCGTGGCGCGGCCTGCGCGGCGCTGGGCGTCATGCTGACCGCCGCCCTGCCGGTCCTGAAGGTCACCGCGGGCATCCGCTTCGGCCCCACCCTCGCGGTGATCACCTTCCTGCTGCTCGCCGTGCTGCGCGCCGACCTGCTGCTCGTCCTGGCGGGCACCATGATCGTCGGCCTGATCCTCCACCGCCCCCGGAGCGGCGAATGA
- a CDS encoding chromate transporter, which produces MTAEPLDILLTFARLGLVSFGGANLPEIERVLVEQKDWITPQLLANGFALGQVMPGPNMLAMTHYGFAAGGWLGAFAATLGFYGPTALLSAAAMTAWQRLSRWRWLPSLRSALLPFGAGVLLAGVLVLARGSIHSPAGALIAAVSFALLWRTRVNAALIVVGAAVLGAVLGL; this is translated from the coding sequence ATGACGGCCGAACCGCTGGATATCCTGCTCACATTCGCGCGGCTGGGCCTCGTGAGCTTCGGCGGCGCCAACCTCCCCGAGATCGAACGCGTGCTGGTCGAACAGAAGGACTGGATCACGCCGCAGCTCCTCGCGAACGGCTTCGCGCTGGGGCAGGTCATGCCCGGACCGAACATGCTGGCCATGACCCACTACGGCTTCGCGGCGGGCGGCTGGCTGGGCGCGTTCGCCGCCACCCTGGGCTTCTACGGCCCCACCGCGCTCCTCAGCGCCGCCGCGATGACCGCGTGGCAGCGCCTGAGCCGCTGGCGCTGGCTGCCCTCCCTGCGCAGCGCGCTGCTGCCCTTCGGGGCGGGCGTGCTGCTCGCCGGGGTGCTGGTCCTCGCCCGCGGCAGCATTCACAGCCCAGCGGGCGCGCTGATCGCCGCCGTGTCGTTCGCGCTGCTGTGGCGCACCCGCGTGAACGCCGCGCTGATCGTCGTGGGCGCCGCCGTGCTGGGCGCCGTCCTCGGGCTGTAA
- a CDS encoding spermidine synthase codes for MKPWVHLGSAPVPGSPDELQLWQRDTEFSIRVRGTPYDLMNSRQHGSEEALADLALAGLEAAAPRVLIGGLGMGFTLAAALRTLPGAAQVMVAELVPEVVTWNHGPLGEVAGHPLRDPRVTVTVADVGEVMRAHPAGFDAILLDVDNGPEGMTRAANDALYGPRGLANARAALRPGGVLAVWSVEHVPRFTDALTRAGFTPQVHHPRARHGKGGKHTVWTGRKS; via the coding sequence TTGAAACCCTGGGTTCACCTCGGCTCCGCGCCCGTACCCGGCAGCCCCGACGAACTGCAGTTGTGGCAGCGGGATACCGAGTTCAGCATCCGCGTGCGCGGCACGCCGTACGACCTGATGAACTCCCGCCAGCACGGCAGTGAGGAGGCCCTGGCCGACCTCGCCCTGGCAGGGCTGGAGGCCGCCGCGCCGCGCGTGCTGATCGGCGGGCTGGGCATGGGCTTCACCCTGGCCGCCGCCCTGCGCACCCTGCCCGGCGCGGCGCAGGTGATGGTGGCGGAACTCGTGCCGGAGGTCGTCACGTGGAACCACGGGCCGCTGGGCGAGGTGGCCGGGCATCCCCTGCGTGACCCGCGCGTGACCGTCACGGTGGCCGACGTGGGCGAGGTCATGCGCGCCCACCCCGCCGGATTCGACGCGATCCTGCTGGACGTGGACAACGGCCCCGAGGGCATGACCCGCGCCGCGAACGACGCGCTGTACGGCCCGCGCGGCCTCGCCAACGCCCGCGCCGCCCTGCGCCCCGGCGGGGTGCTGGCCGTGTGGAGCGTCGAGCACGTCCCCCGCTTCACCGACGCCCTGACCCGCGCCGGATTCACCCCCCAGGTGCACCACCCCCGCGCCCGCCACGGCAAAGGCGGCAAACACACCGTCTGGACGGGGAGGAAGAGTTAG
- a CDS encoding alpha/beta hydrolase family protein has translation MTDRARGSNEQALNEEFAQFSVGGQRVYGMLHRPTGDIPAHGWPSVILLHGFTGSRTSDHRLFPLLSRYLAARGVASLRFDFRGSGESHGDFSEMTVTREVEDTLAAFDYMRRQSGIDPERVMLLGFSMGGLVAAQSAAQARPHRLALWAPALPDLWLPFLRGGFLPATVTDYGGWPLGREFLQEVTRLRPLDAAAAWGGEARVFHGDQDKTCPPEYGVRYAQALHCDAVAIPGAGHTFDNLEQVDLLFRETTRFLTGG, from the coding sequence ATGACCGACCGCGCCCGAGGCAGCAACGAACAGGCCCTGAACGAGGAATTCGCGCAGTTCAGCGTCGGCGGGCAGCGCGTATACGGCATGCTGCACCGCCCCACCGGGGACATCCCCGCGCACGGCTGGCCCAGCGTGATCCTGCTGCACGGCTTCACCGGCAGCCGCACCAGCGACCACCGCCTCTTCCCGCTGCTCTCGCGGTACCTCGCCGCGCGGGGCGTCGCCAGCCTGCGCTTCGACTTCCGCGGCAGCGGCGAGAGCCACGGCGACTTCAGCGAGATGACCGTCACCCGCGAGGTCGAGGACACCCTCGCCGCGTTCGACTACATGCGCCGCCAGTCCGGAATTGACCCGGAACGCGTCATGCTGCTCGGCTTCAGCATGGGCGGCCTCGTCGCCGCCCAGAGCGCCGCGCAGGCCCGCCCCCACCGCCTTGCCCTGTGGGCCCCCGCCCTGCCCGACCTGTGGCTGCCGTTCCTGCGCGGCGGCTTCCTGCCCGCCACGGTCACCGACTACGGCGGCTGGCCACTGGGCCGCGAATTCCTTCAGGAAGTCACCCGCCTGCGGCCCCTGGACGCCGCCGCCGCGTGGGGCGGCGAAGCCCGCGTCTTCCACGGCGACCAGGACAAAACCTGCCCCCCCGAGTACGGCGTCCGCTACGCCCAGGCCCTGCACTGCGACGCCGTCGCCATCCCCGGCGCCGGGCACACCTTCGACAACCTGGAGCAGGTGGACCTCCTCTTCCGCGAGACGACGCGGTTCCTCACCGGAGGGTGA
- the aspS gene encoding aspartate--tRNA(Asn) ligase, which produces MTTPAPTEPAQTRLPRTLTRDLRNHDGQTVRLQGFVHARRDLGGVQFLVLRDVSGVTQCVGSGLTLPLAESSVEVTGKVKAHPKAPGGFEVQVEDFRVISAAVEPAPVEIPKMEWNVNPETMLDYRVVTVRGLKERAALKVQAELVAAFRDHLMTEGFTEISTPKIVSAGAEGGANLFPIDYFGHPAYLAQSPQLYKQIMVGVFERVFEVAPVYRAEEHATSRHLNEYLSLDVEMGFIEDEEDVMSLENRLLAAIMTRLKSTAQAEFDLLGATIPDVPAHIPRITLLDARALVTEKYGHQVGGKDLDPEAERLLCQHYAETEGSDFVFVTKYPRAARPFYAHPDANADGTPSSEITRGFDLLFRGIEITSGGQRIHDHAMLMDSIATYKLKPETLEGYTEVFKYGMPPHGGFAIGAERLTAKLLGISNVRYARAFPRDRHRLTP; this is translated from the coding sequence ATGACCACCCCAGCACCGACCGAACCTGCCCAGACACGCCTGCCCCGCACCCTCACCCGCGACCTCAGGAACCACGACGGTCAGACCGTGCGCCTCCAGGGCTTCGTGCACGCCCGGCGCGACCTGGGCGGCGTGCAGTTCCTGGTGCTGCGCGACGTGAGCGGCGTCACCCAGTGTGTCGGCAGCGGCCTGACCCTGCCCCTGGCCGAGAGCAGCGTGGAGGTCACCGGGAAGGTCAAGGCGCACCCCAAGGCCCCCGGCGGTTTCGAGGTGCAGGTCGAGGACTTCCGCGTCATCAGTGCGGCCGTGGAGCCCGCCCCGGTCGAGATTCCCAAGATGGAATGGAACGTCAACCCGGAAACCATGCTCGACTACCGGGTCGTCACCGTGCGCGGCCTGAAGGAACGCGCCGCGCTGAAGGTCCAGGCGGAACTCGTCGCCGCCTTCCGCGACCACCTGATGACCGAGGGCTTCACCGAGATCAGCACCCCCAAGATCGTCTCGGCGGGCGCCGAGGGCGGCGCGAACCTGTTCCCCATCGACTACTTCGGGCACCCCGCCTACCTCGCGCAGAGCCCGCAGCTGTACAAGCAGATCATGGTGGGTGTCTTCGAGCGCGTGTTCGAGGTCGCGCCCGTCTACCGCGCCGAGGAGCACGCCACCAGCCGCCACCTCAACGAGTACCTGAGCCTGGACGTCGAGATGGGCTTCATCGAGGACGAGGAAGACGTCATGAGCCTCGAAAACCGCCTCCTGGCCGCCATCATGACCCGCCTGAAGAGCACCGCGCAGGCCGAGTTCGACCTGCTCGGCGCGACCATCCCCGACGTGCCCGCCCACATCCCCCGCATCACGCTGCTGGACGCCCGCGCGCTGGTCACCGAGAAGTACGGGCATCAGGTGGGCGGCAAGGACCTCGACCCGGAAGCCGAGCGCCTGCTGTGCCAGCACTACGCGGAAACCGAGGGCAGCGACTTCGTGTTCGTCACGAAGTACCCCCGCGCCGCCCGCCCCTTCTACGCCCACCCGGACGCGAACGCCGACGGCACCCCCAGCAGTGAGATCACGCGCGGCTTCGACCTCCTGTTCCGCGGGATCGAGATCACGAGCGGCGGCCAGCGTATCCACGACCACGCCATGCTCATGGACTCCATCGCCACGTACAAACTCAAGCCCGAGACGCTGGAAGGCTACACCGAGGTCTTCAAGTACGGCATGCCCCCCCACGGCGGCTTCGCCATCGGCGCCGAGCGCCTCACCGCCAAACTGCTGGGCATCAGCAACGTCCGCTACGCCCGCGCCTTCCCCCGCGACCGCCACCGCCTCACGCCCTGA
- a CDS encoding TetR/AcrR family transcriptional regulator: MARTRQPELTRAALLDAASVVLRDQGAALSLDAVARAAGVSKGGLLHHYPSRDALLRALGFALIDRFRQQLDAAHAHELAAHGPARGAWLRAYITLTFTPDRDGEALHAALAPLAGHPALLAGLSEAQAFLLTDAEADGVPPGTAHAIRLACDGYWMGDLTGLPRLNAAQAQALRETLTAWTR; encoded by the coding sequence ATGGCCCGGACCCGTCAACCCGAACTCACCCGCGCCGCCCTGCTGGACGCCGCCTCAGTCGTCCTGCGCGACCAGGGGGCCGCCCTGTCGCTGGACGCCGTGGCCCGCGCCGCCGGCGTCAGCAAGGGCGGCCTGCTGCACCACTACCCCAGCCGCGACGCGCTGCTGCGCGCCCTGGGCTTCGCGCTGATTGACCGCTTCCGCCAGCAGCTGGACGCCGCCCACGCTCACGAACTCGCCGCGCACGGCCCGGCGCGCGGCGCGTGGCTGCGCGCGTACATCACGCTGACCTTCACCCCCGACCGGGACGGGGAGGCGCTGCACGCGGCCCTCGCCCCCCTGGCCGGCCACCCGGCGCTCTTGGCCGGACTGAGCGAGGCGCAGGCGTTCCTGCTGACCGACGCCGAGGCGGACGGCGTGCCCCCCGGCACCGCGCACGCCATCCGGCTGGCCTGCGACGGCTACTGGATGGGCGACCTGACCGGCCTGCCACGCCTGAACGCCGCGCAGGCGCAGGCCCTGCGGGAGACGCTGACCGCATGGACCCGCTGA
- a CDS encoding MFS transporter, giving the protein MDPLKPAGQPGLPAGGADPGPGWQRRYWSIFGGQALSLIGSAMTQFVLLWWITDTTGSAAALGVAGVAALLPQALLSPVGGILADRYSRRAIMIGADVISAACMLVLIGLFASGGAQLWHVYTMMAVRSAMQAFQTPAAGASTAMLVPASFLPRAAGLNQTLQGVMTVAAAPLGALAISVLPLGAALSIDVATALLGVAPLLRYAVPQPRVTREAGAGVLSDFRAGVHVVWRDAGLRRLYLLLGAVVLAVMPTFTLTPLLVKTHFGGGAGQVALMEGLSGVGMIAGGVLVAALNPRRPVMTILLSFAASCLTVALTALAPGEAFWLAVVWWVVSGVTFSFGNAPMTALLQRVIPNELQGRALSLLNTVMGLSGPVGLALAGPLGEWIGVRGVFVVGGVLSGAAALAGFLSPALRRLDAPAGHPSGEASRAG; this is encoded by the coding sequence ATGGACCCGCTGAAACCAGCTGGACAGCCGGGCCTCCCGGCGGGCGGCGCCGATCCGGGCCCCGGCTGGCAGCGGCGCTACTGGAGCATCTTCGGCGGGCAGGCGCTGTCGCTGATCGGGTCGGCCATGACGCAGTTCGTGCTGCTGTGGTGGATCACTGACACGACCGGCAGCGCCGCCGCGCTGGGCGTGGCAGGCGTGGCGGCGCTGCTGCCGCAGGCGCTGCTCTCCCCCGTGGGCGGCATCCTCGCCGACCGCTACAGCCGCCGCGCGATCATGATCGGCGCGGACGTAATCAGCGCCGCGTGCATGCTCGTGCTGATCGGCCTGTTCGCCAGCGGCGGCGCGCAGCTGTGGCACGTGTACACCATGATGGCCGTGCGCAGCGCCATGCAGGCCTTCCAGACCCCGGCGGCGGGGGCGAGTACCGCCATGCTGGTGCCCGCCAGCTTCCTGCCGCGCGCGGCGGGCCTGAACCAGACCCTCCAGGGCGTCATGACGGTGGCCGCCGCGCCGCTGGGGGCCCTGGCGATCAGCGTGCTGCCGCTGGGCGCGGCCCTGAGCATCGACGTGGCCACCGCGCTGCTGGGCGTCGCGCCGCTGCTGCGCTACGCGGTGCCGCAACCGCGCGTGACCCGCGAGGCGGGGGCGGGCGTCCTGTCGGACTTCCGGGCGGGCGTGCACGTGGTGTGGCGCGACGCGGGCCTGCGCCGCCTGTACCTGCTGCTGGGCGCGGTGGTGCTGGCGGTCATGCCGACCTTCACGCTCACGCCGCTGCTCGTCAAGACCCACTTCGGCGGGGGGGCGGGGCAGGTGGCCCTCATGGAGGGCCTGTCCGGCGTGGGCATGATCGCGGGCGGCGTGCTCGTCGCGGCCCTGAACCCGCGCCGGCCGGTGATGACGATCCTCCTGTCGTTCGCCGCGTCGTGCCTGACGGTGGCCCTGACCGCCCTGGCGCCCGGGGAGGCGTTCTGGCTGGCGGTCGTGTGGTGGGTCGTGAGCGGCGTGACGTTCTCGTTCGGGAACGCGCCCATGACGGCGCTGCTCCAGCGCGTGATCCCGAACGAGTTGCAGGGCCGCGCGCTGTCCCTGCTGAACACGGTCATGGGCCTGTCGGGACCGGTGGGGCTGGCGCTGGCCGGACCGCTGGGCGAGTGGATCGGCGTGCGGGGCGTGTTCGTGGTGGGCGGCGTCCTGAGCGGCGCGGCGGCCCTGGCCGGGTTCCTGTCCCCGGCGCTGCGCCGCCTGGACGCGCCGGCCGGTCACCCGTCCGGCGAGGCGTCCCGCGCCGGGTAG